A region from the Algoriphagus machipongonensis genome encodes:
- a CDS encoding helix-turn-helix domain-containing protein, with amino-acid sequence MNIYKIHKANPDIFTQLSLRDQLFCYYQCPQREKIIQLYSNHNQLTFTLSGKRIVRQGDNKWILSQETGFLVKRGAFLQELPNNYSDWVVLVLYLKDDYLKKVFEEFRPHFSLGNLPKVDSEIIQEFTIDEKIQNSYNSLLPYFSKPQLLPDSIFEGKFKELLFNILIHPNNKKILAYINQIIDNYTIPIWEIMETNYYYDLRISEFAEIANRSTSTFRREFEKHYQTTPGKWITAKRLEKATILLQTSNKTISEITFDCGFKNISHFSRIFKEKFQLSPTEYREHNKQ; translated from the coding sequence ATGAATATCTACAAAATACATAAAGCTAATCCAGATATTTTTACTCAATTGTCTTTAAGAGACCAATTATTCTGTTACTACCAATGCCCTCAAAGGGAGAAAATCATTCAGCTTTATTCTAATCACAATCAATTGACATTTACATTAAGTGGAAAAAGAATAGTAAGACAAGGAGATAATAAATGGATACTTAGTCAAGAAACTGGATTTTTGGTAAAGAGGGGCGCTTTTCTTCAAGAATTGCCTAATAATTATTCAGATTGGGTAGTATTAGTTTTATACTTAAAGGACGATTATCTAAAGAAAGTTTTTGAGGAATTCAGACCACATTTTTCACTAGGGAATTTACCTAAAGTTGATTCGGAAATAATTCAAGAATTTACCATTGACGAAAAAATCCAAAACAGTTACAACAGCCTGCTTCCTTATTTCTCGAAACCACAATTATTGCCAGATTCTATTTTTGAGGGGAAATTCAAAGAATTGTTGTTTAACATCCTTATCCATCCAAATAATAAAAAAATTCTGGCCTATATCAATCAAATCATTGACAATTATACCATACCGATTTGGGAAATAATGGAAACCAATTATTATTATGATTTGAGAATCTCAGAATTTGCGGAAATTGCTAACAGAAGTACAAGCACCTTCAGACGAGAATTTGAAAAACATTATCAAACTACTCCTGGTAAATGGATAACAGCTAAAAGACTAGAAAAAGCTACTATACTGCTCCAAACTTCGAACAAAACTATCAGCGAAATAACTTTTGATTGTGGGTTTAAGAACATATCTCATTTCAGCAGAATTTTCAAAGAAAAGTTTCAATTGTCACCCACTGAATATCGTGAGCATAACAAACAATGA
- a CDS encoding EthD family reductase yields the protein MNLIVLYPQPTDLEKFESEYSAHVKLLHEKTGIPNDVKPYTVTKFLQGPEGKPPFYQMFTMPFDSLEALNEVMSSSGMQEVAADANRISTGGAPTILIGKLS from the coding sequence ATGAATCTTATAGTACTTTATCCACAACCAACAGACCTAGAAAAATTTGAATCAGAATATTCTGCTCACGTTAAATTACTTCACGAGAAAACAGGAATACCCAACGATGTAAAACCTTATACAGTAACTAAATTTTTACAAGGACCTGAAGGTAAGCCACCTTTTTATCAAATGTTTACAATGCCTTTTGATTCGCTTGAAGCATTAAATGAAGTAATGTCTTCGTCAGGAATGCAAGAAGTTGCAGCAGACGCAAATAGGATTTCAACGGGAGGTGCACCAACAATCTTAATCGGAAAATTAAGTTAA
- a CDS encoding cupin domain-containing protein, whose amino-acid sequence MERRKFIKNTTFFGSALLIGCNGNPSETESIKQNVNADTLYIPPNDKRIKLSYEQTGDQLTTVELKLPPKMCGPAPHSHDELDEIVRVLSGTLTVMVEDSIVKIPEGGWHFRPRKKIHGFWNEEDEPVHFIEIYPNQNFDVMLQRIWDLRNRLIKSGISLDSKAAWEKVDEIQKEWGIKMYHERRKEIIDKYGLRG is encoded by the coding sequence ATGGAAAGAAGAAAATTCATTAAAAACACTACTTTTTTTGGTAGCGCTTTATTGATTGGATGTAATGGAAATCCTTCAGAAACTGAATCAATAAAACAAAACGTCAACGCAGATACACTTTACATTCCACCGAATGACAAACGAATAAAACTTAGCTATGAACAAACGGGTGACCAACTGACAACCGTCGAACTGAAGCTGCCACCAAAAATGTGTGGGCCAGCTCCTCATTCCCACGATGAGCTAGACGAAATAGTTCGTGTATTATCAGGTACTTTGACCGTAATGGTGGAAGATTCAATAGTTAAAATCCCAGAAGGTGGCTGGCATTTTAGACCGAGAAAAAAGATTCACGGATTTTGGAATGAAGAAGATGAACCTGTACATTTTATAGAGATTTACCCAAACCAAAATTTTGACGTAATGCTACAAAGAATATGGGATTTACGTAATAGATTGATTAAAAGCGGAATTTCGCTAGACTCCAAAGCGGCTTGGGAAAAAGTTGATGAGATTCAAAAAGAATGGGGAATTAAAATGTATCACGAAAGACGTAAAGAAATAATCGATAAGTACGGATTGAGAGGTTAA
- a CDS encoding cupin domain-containing protein, with amino-acid sequence MKYLLLLSMLFLYSITFGQIPVINEPEGKTVIENDKMKVVEHVSQPKGDVCGLGMHHHEPHLTIVLTDAKVRITPENGEPQEMEVKSGTSIWFDAAETHSVSNIGNQPTKMILVYLKE; translated from the coding sequence ATGAAGTATCTATTATTATTATCCATGCTGTTTTTATACTCTATTACCTTCGGACAAATTCCTGTAATTAATGAGCCAGAAGGTAAAACAGTAATTGAAAATGACAAAATGAAGGTAGTTGAACATGTCAGTCAACCGAAAGGTGACGTATGTGGATTAGGAATGCACCATCATGAACCACATTTGACTATTGTTTTAACTGATGCAAAAGTTCGGATTACACCTGAAAATGGGGAACCTCAAGAAATGGAAGTGAAATCCGGAACATCAATTTGGTTTGATGCCGCTGAAACTCATTCGGTTTCAAACATTGGAAACCAACCCACAAAAATGATTTTGGTATATTTGAAAGAATAA
- a CDS encoding IS110 family RNA-guided transposase, which produces MDTEVSPKLFIGIDVHKRQWSVCIITANCHHKTFSQAPDPKALKSYLDKFFPKYQIICCYEACKFGFWIYRDLKSFGYECLVINPADLPTTNKESSEKTDPVDSRKMAKALRAGLLRGIHVPTLETEGDRQLFRYRKRLWADLVRVKNRIKDKLLQNGIETPPKYDNPYWTKDFLDWLAIVELPSDSSRLVMDLLLDQFEFTYRHFLKVSISVRALQRKSKYKANSKLLRQIPGIGPLTTVQLLTEIEDVNRFRNFKHFNSYIGLKPMVHSSGESDRKGYMTYRHHQGLRSSLIECAWTTVQRDPVMLNRYEELLQRHTGKRAIVIIARKLLSRIYHVLKTGEPYQVGYST; this is translated from the coding sequence ATGGACACCGAAGTTTCTCCTAAGTTATTCATTGGTATTGATGTGCACAAGCGCCAGTGGAGCGTTTGCATCATTACAGCCAATTGCCATCATAAAACCTTCAGTCAGGCACCTGATCCCAAAGCCTTGAAGTCTTACTTGGATAAGTTTTTTCCAAAATATCAGATCATTTGCTGTTATGAAGCCTGTAAGTTTGGTTTTTGGATCTATCGGGATCTAAAGAGTTTCGGATATGAATGTCTGGTGATCAATCCAGCTGATCTTCCCACTACCAATAAAGAAAGTAGTGAAAAAACCGATCCTGTGGATAGTCGCAAAATGGCCAAAGCTCTCCGTGCAGGACTGCTGCGAGGAATCCACGTGCCTACCCTGGAAACAGAAGGTGATCGCCAGCTCTTCCGATATCGCAAAAGGCTCTGGGCAGACTTGGTTAGAGTAAAAAACAGGATCAAGGACAAACTCCTTCAAAACGGGATAGAAACACCTCCTAAATACGATAATCCTTATTGGACAAAGGATTTTCTGGACTGGCTGGCCATCGTAGAGCTCCCTTCGGACAGCAGCAGACTGGTAATGGATTTATTGCTCGATCAGTTTGAATTTACCTACCGTCACTTTTTGAAGGTCTCCATTTCTGTCCGTGCGCTACAGCGAAAATCCAAATACAAGGCAAACTCCAAGCTGCTGAGACAGATTCCCGGGATAGGTCCTTTGACAACAGTACAATTGCTCACCGAAATAGAGGATGTTAACCGTTTCAGGAATTTCAAACACTTCAACAGTTATATCGGGCTCAAACCGATGGTCCATTCCAGCGGTGAATCAGACCGAAAAGGATACATGACTTATCGCCATCATCAGGGACTGAGAAGCTCACTGATCGAATGTGCCTGGACCACTGTCCAACGCGATCCGGTGATGCTGAATCGATACGAGGAACTATTGCAAAGACATACCGGCAAACGAGCCATAGTTATCATAGCAAGAAAGCTCTTGTCAAGAATATATCATGTCCTAAAAACGGGTGAACCTTACCAGGTAGGATATTCAACTTAG
- a CDS encoding DUF6090 family protein, translating to MIKFFRKIRQNLLSEGKTGKYLKYAIGEIILVVIGILMAVQINNWNENRKNNIIKQSLLENLIVDLKKDIENLEALNNVNTNAEKEGFYLASFLDNTLNEVDTLRLANSIIFCGYIPNKSIISSTYNDLINSNNIHLFNDVKLKRLLDDYYVPNLWSERMNARILKTVWYDYRDEMSKFHSPKLYQDFYEIQKYIDAYNASKYDVQWYKIQHNEYLKTQVGMIGAYRILIRQDFEAYIQKAKVITNYLENLK from the coding sequence ATGATAAAATTCTTTAGAAAAATTAGACAAAACTTACTTTCAGAAGGTAAAACTGGAAAGTATTTGAAATATGCCATCGGAGAAATTATCCTTGTTGTTATTGGCATTTTAATGGCTGTACAGATTAATAATTGGAATGAAAATAGAAAGAATAATATAATTAAACAGTCATTACTTGAAAATCTAATTGTTGATCTGAAAAAGGACATTGAAAATTTAGAAGCCCTTAATAATGTTAATACAAATGCTGAAAAAGAAGGATTTTACCTCGCTTCATTTTTAGATAATACCTTGAATGAGGTAGATACTTTAAGGCTTGCAAATTCAATCATTTTTTGTGGATATATTCCAAATAAATCTATCATATCATCTACCTATAATGACCTCATTAATAGTAATAATATTCACTTATTCAATGATGTAAAATTAAAAAGGCTTTTAGATGATTATTATGTGCCAAATTTATGGTCTGAACGTATGAATGCCCGAATTCTTAAAACCGTTTGGTATGATTATCGTGATGAAATGTCAAAATTTCATAGTCCTAAACTTTATCAGGATTTTTATGAAATACAAAAATATATAGACGCCTATAATGCTTCAAAATACGATGTGCAATGGTATAAAATCCAGCATAATGAGTACCTGAAAACCCAAGTGGGAATGATTGGAGCATACAGAATTTTAATAAGGCAAGATTTTGAAGCTTACATTCAAAAAGCTAAAGTAATAACAAACTATTTAGAAAATTTAAAATAA
- a CDS encoding phytanoyl-CoA dioxygenase family protein has protein sequence MLTKNEIDFLDTYGYLNLGQLLSDDQVNQVNNRIAELIESEGEKAGAELVESKYIRHPKEEGADRLADLVNKGEVFDMFYTHPRVLAGIEAVLGQQYKLSSLNYRAAKPGQGLQKLHVDWKNTVVNEMYQVCNSIWLLDDFTENNGATRIVPSSHKWSELPDEALINPLDKHPKEIKIIAPAGSVFIFNSHVWHGGTMNETSKIRRSIHSYFCSKEQPQQIDQKKYITEETLLRIGEKGRAILDV, from the coding sequence ATGCTTACGAAAAATGAAATTGATTTTTTGGATACTTACGGTTATCTCAATTTAGGGCAGTTACTAAGTGATGATCAAGTCAATCAAGTCAATAATAGAATTGCCGAATTGATTGAATCAGAAGGGGAGAAGGCAGGCGCAGAATTAGTAGAGTCCAAATACATTCGACACCCGAAAGAGGAAGGGGCCGACCGATTAGCAGACTTGGTTAACAAAGGAGAGGTGTTTGATATGTTTTATACGCATCCACGTGTTTTGGCCGGGATTGAAGCTGTTTTAGGCCAACAATACAAATTGTCATCTCTTAATTACAGAGCAGCAAAACCAGGTCAAGGGCTTCAAAAGCTACATGTAGATTGGAAAAATACTGTTGTGAATGAAATGTATCAGGTTTGTAATAGTATTTGGTTATTGGACGATTTTACAGAGAATAATGGGGCCACACGGATTGTTCCTTCCTCACATAAATGGAGTGAGTTGCCCGATGAAGCCCTGATTAATCCTTTAGACAAACATCCTAAGGAAATCAAAATAATTGCCCCCGCAGGCTCTGTCTTCATTTTTAATTCCCATGTTTGGCATGGAGGAACAATGAACGAAACTTCAAAAATCAGGAGGAGTATCCACAGTTACTTCTGCTCAAAAGAGCAACCCCAACAGATCGATCAAAAGAAATATATCACTGAAGAAACTTTGCTGCGGATTGGTGAAAAAGGAAGAGCGATTTTGGATGTTTAG
- a CDS encoding alpha/beta hydrolase: MKIKLPYLIGITLLLGIIYFGYIKISEGIREKNRQEKVKKLENTASKNVTILPDIISIDYLGEKRTLAIYLPENYALDSTDYSVIYFLDGQSLFDQKIQEGTEWQIDEVLDSLGNLGQQQSIVIGIYNSSERIKEYKPFPETGFFADKSYEGDQHAAWIIETLKPWVDSKYRTKKDPEYTIIAGASLGGLMSYYMLMNYPSTFGGAIVFSPSFWVNEKVFSLHQNNESLFTQKIYFNAGELESSNIENILKMRDTLLKQGMPKENIKLDIEDGLGHSHSTWKNGFRNAYPWIVNRP, encoded by the coding sequence ATGAAAATTAAATTACCCTATCTTATTGGAATAACCTTGTTGCTGGGGATAATTTACTTTGGGTACATTAAAATATCTGAGGGAATACGGGAGAAAAACCGTCAGGAAAAAGTAAAAAAACTAGAGAATACAGCCTCAAAAAATGTAACCATTCTCCCTGATATCATATCCATTGACTACCTGGGAGAAAAACGAACCTTGGCCATCTATTTGCCAGAAAATTATGCGCTAGACAGCACTGATTACTCTGTGATCTACTTTCTAGATGGACAGTCCCTTTTTGACCAGAAGATCCAAGAGGGCACTGAATGGCAGATTGATGAGGTTTTGGATAGTCTTGGAAATCTAGGCCAGCAGCAATCCATCGTCATAGGTATTTATAATTCATCTGAGAGAATCAAAGAATACAAACCCTTCCCAGAAACAGGTTTTTTTGCTGACAAAAGCTATGAGGGAGACCAGCATGCTGCTTGGATTATAGAAACCCTCAAGCCATGGGTAGATTCAAAATACCGAACCAAAAAAGACCCAGAGTATACCATCATTGCAGGAGCATCTTTGGGTGGGTTGATGTCTTATTATATGCTGATGAATTACCCTTCCACTTTCGGCGGAGCTATCGTGTTTTCTCCATCATTTTGGGTAAATGAAAAGGTATTCTCACTTCATCAAAATAATGAGTCCCTATTCACTCAAAAAATTTACTTCAATGCAGGAGAGCTGGAAAGTTCAAACATTGAAAATATATTGAAAATGCGTGATACCCTTCTGAAACAAGGCATGCCCAAAGAAAACATCAAACTAGACATAGAAGATGGATTGGGTCATTCTCACTCTACTTGGAAAAATGGATTTAGAAACGCTTATCCCTGGATTGTAAACAGGCCTTAA
- a CDS encoding DUF6984 family protein, whose translation MREISKSELKLVSYLLEKAGRQTHIPKMVRPLQDGGMGSISFDLKGSRKRDSQIIGGSFKDSDGVLVDFELTADENNEVYELDLWKVDFSILLRYPQLNEIKITPHNNG comes from the coding sequence ATGAGAGAAATATCTAAGTCAGAATTGAAATTGGTTAGCTATCTGCTTGAAAAGGCTGGTAGACAGACTCATATTCCGAAGATGGTAAGGCCATTACAGGATGGAGGAATGGGATCCATATCTTTTGACTTGAAAGGATCACGAAAACGAGACTCTCAAATAATTGGAGGATCGTTTAAGGATTCTGATGGTGTTCTTGTAGACTTTGAATTAACTGCTGACGAAAACAATGAAGTATACGAGCTGGATTTATGGAAAGTGGACTTTTCAATACTACTTAGATATCCTCAGCTGAATGAAATAAAAATAACGCCACACAACAATGGCTAA
- a CDS encoding metallophosphoesterase family protein — MNRLVLSIPVLFSFLLVGCSQSNDKEIDDTWTFVSMPDFLNVDCDYPQEGWEDALSYILTSVKEENPDFLVVAGDLVMGHWDSPEWNDKDTIAKYADRYYSAWTRRMNDHGLKFYTSIGDHEVGDNPWNNPKKLKAVKLYKNAFAKYLDMPKNGPDHMKGTAFWWRHKNVLFISTDVFEEGESDQGFIKAGVTGKQLEWLRQVLEENKDADHRIVLGHAPTLGPVRKWSSSGLMIKEGQDSEFWQTMKEYNVDAYLCGEVHAITCTERDGIMQVAHGGLIGYNTRTNYMVVKVSQNKIELEIKEIELLPHGNHLWQTKNNRPLENVTISKENKAKGFYPVGSVTISKTDGKQFINRKGYFLRKYETSNEYAVPIFRKDNDQGLPYQLPKVLINEDQNN; from the coding sequence ATGAATCGATTAGTACTATCAATTCCGGTCTTATTTAGTTTCCTGTTAGTTGGATGTAGCCAATCAAATGACAAAGAAATTGATGACACTTGGACATTTGTCAGTATGCCTGACTTTCTAAATGTTGATTGTGACTACCCACAAGAAGGTTGGGAAGATGCCCTCTCCTACATTTTAACTTCAGTAAAGGAAGAAAATCCAGATTTTTTGGTTGTTGCCGGAGATTTAGTCATGGGACATTGGGATAGTCCAGAATGGAACGATAAAGATACCATTGCAAAATATGCAGATCGATACTATTCAGCCTGGACAAGAAGAATGAATGACCATGGATTAAAATTTTACACTTCGATAGGGGATCATGAAGTGGGGGATAATCCTTGGAATAACCCAAAGAAATTAAAAGCAGTAAAGCTTTATAAAAATGCTTTTGCAAAGTATTTAGATATGCCAAAAAATGGACCAGACCACATGAAAGGCACAGCATTCTGGTGGCGGCATAAAAATGTCTTATTTATTTCTACAGATGTCTTTGAGGAAGGAGAGAGTGATCAAGGGTTTATAAAAGCAGGCGTTACGGGTAAGCAACTAGAATGGCTCAGGCAAGTATTGGAAGAAAACAAAGACGCTGACCATAGAATTGTATTGGGGCATGCTCCTACCCTTGGTCCTGTCAGAAAATGGAGTTCAAGTGGGTTGATGATAAAGGAAGGTCAAGATTCTGAGTTCTGGCAAACAATGAAGGAATACAATGTTGATGCGTATTTATGTGGTGAGGTCCATGCCATCACATGTACAGAAAGGGACGGTATTATGCAAGTAGCACACGGTGGCTTAATTGGATACAATACTCGGACTAATTATATGGTAGTTAAGGTCAGTCAGAATAAAATCGAATTAGAAATAAAAGAGATCGAACTATTGCCTCATGGGAATCATCTATGGCAAACAAAAAATAATAGACCTCTGGAAAATGTTACAATTTCGAAGGAAAATAAAGCGAAAGGTTTTTATCCTGTTGGATCAGTAACGATAAGCAAAACAGATGGTAAGCAATTTATCAATCGCAAAGGTTATTTTTTAAGAAAATATGAGACAAGTAATGAATATGCCGTCCCTATTTTTAGAAAAGATAATGACCAAGGTTTACCATATCAGCTGCCAAAAGTATTGATAAATGAAGACCAAAATAACTAA
- a CDS encoding M61 family metallopeptidase — protein MRGIFVLFSFFIYVSNLNAQQKVSYLLQQQADLNKVTIQITFEGLSASDANLVIPRSAPGTYILTNYITFVDDVVGYTATGEQLPGMIGDGSFFTFGASNELLNKVSYTVDIQKMEIDLLDASTSSKAREDYMGLFGYSIFGFIEGMEAEAVNLTINTEPSWPIFSTLRPDTNRKSGTDTYKIENYAALVDAQYLLGNGVQVIRVEEAQIPLYVAAYAATRNDLEGIGKTGLSSLKKLSDYFGYVPMPHYTLVYEFLEPISPRHDYGFNMEHLNSMTAHRDISLEYIPNRDLGTIVHHMGHSWVPLRSWGEGYRPFAWQVAPLIETIWLNEGFIWYVSFQQILSDEARLNWWKSNMDNAPDFIKTKTLKELSLLGSTQYASDFRIGKNLFSRGALMAYDLDEYIQKQTNGSKSFRDAILGLLNWSEDNQRAFKYNEIEPIMSKATGVDLSPIWNKWQNAPE, from the coding sequence ATGAGAGGAATCTTCGTTCTATTTTCGTTTTTCATTTATGTCTCAAATCTAAATGCCCAGCAAAAGGTTAGCTATTTGCTTCAACAGCAAGCAGATTTAAATAAAGTAACCATTCAAATCACATTTGAAGGTTTATCGGCCAGTGATGCCAATTTAGTGATTCCAAGAAGTGCACCAGGAACCTATATTCTAACCAACTACATCACCTTTGTGGATGATGTTGTAGGTTATACAGCTACAGGAGAGCAGTTGCCAGGGATGATTGGGGATGGAAGCTTCTTTACTTTTGGAGCAAGTAATGAGCTTTTGAATAAGGTGAGTTATACGGTCGACATTCAAAAAATGGAAATTGATTTATTGGATGCCTCCACGAGTTCCAAAGCCAGAGAAGACTATATGGGACTATTCGGCTATTCTATCTTTGGGTTTATTGAAGGAATGGAAGCAGAGGCCGTCAATTTAACGATCAACACTGAGCCTTCTTGGCCTATTTTCAGCACGCTAAGACCTGATACCAATCGCAAATCGGGAACGGATACATATAAGATTGAAAACTATGCCGCTTTGGTTGATGCCCAGTATCTCTTGGGTAATGGAGTCCAGGTCATTCGAGTTGAAGAAGCACAAATCCCTTTATATGTAGCAGCCTATGCTGCGACAAGAAATGATTTGGAAGGTATAGGGAAAACAGGTTTATCATCGCTAAAGAAGCTATCTGATTATTTTGGATACGTTCCTATGCCTCATTATACCTTAGTTTATGAGTTTCTGGAACCCATATCACCTAGACATGACTACGGTTTCAATATGGAACATCTCAACAGCATGACGGCGCACAGGGATATTTCGCTGGAATATATTCCGAATAGAGATTTAGGAACTATCGTACATCATATGGGGCACTCATGGGTTCCATTAAGATCCTGGGGAGAAGGATACCGCCCATTTGCATGGCAAGTGGCCCCACTAATCGAAACAATCTGGCTGAATGAAGGATTTATTTGGTATGTTTCTTTCCAGCAAATCCTAAGCGACGAGGCAAGGTTAAATTGGTGGAAATCCAACATGGACAATGCCCCAGATTTTATTAAAACCAAAACCTTAAAGGAATTATCTCTTTTAGGTTCAACCCAATATGCCTCTGATTTTAGAATAGGAAAAAACCTTTTTTCAAGAGGAGCTTTAATGGCTTATGATTTGGATGAGTATATTCAAAAACAAACCAATGGGAGTAAATCCTTTAGAGACGCGATTCTTGGTTTGCTAAATTGGTCAGAAGACAATCAAAGAGCATTTAAATACAATGAGATTGAGCCCATCATGTCCAAGGCAACGGGAGTTGATTTAAGTCCGATATGGAATAAATGGCAAAATGCCCCGGAATAG
- a CDS encoding DUF6090 family protein: MPVVIGILIALSINNWNEQSKESKLELEILIGFSKGIRT; encoded by the coding sequence ATTCCAGTAGTAATTGGAATATTGATTGCCTTAAGTATTAATAACTGGAATGAGCAGAGTAAAGAATCAAAATTGGAACTGGAAATATTAATTGGATTTTCAAAAGGTATTCGGACTTAG
- a CDS encoding dihydrofolate reductase family protein: MPKIIYYVASSLDGFIAGPNDEIGDFVPSGDGVNKYLADLKKFSTVIMGRRTYEFGYQYGLEPGQPAYAHMEHYIFSDSLKFEKKSDLVHIEPKSIDRVNEIKSKADTDIYLCGGGEFAGWLLDNGLIDQLKLKLNPIILGEGIKLFGNSSQKAKWILKETESFKDGLTILTYDIRK, encoded by the coding sequence ATGCCCAAAATCATATACTATGTAGCCAGTTCCCTTGACGGTTTTATAGCGGGACCCAATGATGAAATAGGTGATTTCGTTCCAAGTGGAGATGGAGTAAATAAATACTTAGCTGACTTAAAAAAATTCAGCACAGTGATCATGGGTCGCAGAACATACGAATTTGGTTATCAGTACGGTCTTGAACCAGGGCAGCCTGCCTATGCTCATATGGAACACTATATTTTTTCCGATTCCTTAAAATTTGAAAAGAAGTCTGACTTGGTACACATAGAACCAAAATCAATTGACCGAGTAAATGAAATTAAAAGTAAAGCTGACACTGACATTTACTTATGTGGCGGAGGAGAGTTTGCTGGCTGGTTATTAGATAATGGGCTTATTGACCAGTTAAAGTTGAAACTCAACCCGATTATTCTTGGGGAAGGAATAAAGTTATTCGGTAACTCAAGCCAAAAGGCAAAATGGATTTTAAAGGAAACGGAATCATTTAAGGATGGACTCACTATCCTGACTTATGATATTAGAAAGTAA
- a CDS encoding leucine-rich repeat domain-containing protein, translating into MVKLFLTLTVALLSQITVLGQANQRFNSFEEALRDPEKVKWLDLVCEDIPTITEQIDNFPNLESFYLTGCELDELPEGLGQVQSLGLLNVQDNNLRSLPTELKDLKQLTVANLRNNNFEELPEVLLTLPNLREIDLSGNAQLDLNKTLNSLSKVQKLDFLYLSGLDISIIPLNVKELKLLEELHLSSNPNLDLPNVFSPLSTTPNLKILVLSDNQITSIPKEITLLNQLKGLVLDNNPNIEIDILTEHLEQLPNLKVLLLRKNELTKLPENLDGLLNLAVLELSENNFSESEQTRIKSLLPNTNVIF; encoded by the coding sequence ATGGTAAAACTATTTCTCACTTTAACTGTAGCCTTACTAAGCCAGATCACAGTTCTTGGTCAGGCGAACCAACGATTTAATTCATTCGAAGAGGCATTAAGAGACCCTGAGAAAGTTAAATGGCTAGACTTGGTTTGTGAAGATATTCCAACAATTACGGAACAAATTGATAATTTCCCGAACCTTGAATCCTTTTACCTTACTGGATGCGAACTCGATGAACTTCCGGAAGGTCTTGGACAGGTTCAGAGTTTAGGGTTATTGAACGTTCAGGACAACAACTTAAGATCATTGCCGACAGAGTTAAAGGATTTGAAGCAGCTAACAGTTGCAAATCTGAGGAATAATAACTTTGAAGAATTACCAGAAGTTCTACTGACCCTACCCAATCTGAGAGAAATAGATTTATCTGGCAATGCACAACTGGATCTGAATAAAACTTTGAACTCGCTTTCTAAAGTTCAAAAACTCGACTTCTTGTATCTTAGTGGACTAGATATTTCCATAATTCCATTGAATGTCAAGGAGCTAAAACTATTGGAAGAACTGCATTTATCAAGTAATCCCAATCTGGATTTGCCTAATGTTTTTTCTCCGTTATCAACTACTCCCAATTTGAAAATACTGGTCTTATCAGATAACCAGATAACCTCTATCCCGAAAGAGATAACTTTGCTCAATCAATTGAAGGGATTGGTTCTCGACAATAATCCAAATATTGAGATCGACATACTAACCGAACACCTTGAACAATTACCCAATCTCAAGGTACTATTGCTCAGAAAGAACGAACTGACCAAACTGCCTGAAAATTTAGATGGCCTTCTGAACTTAGCCGTTTTAGAACTTAGTGAAAACAATTTCTCCGAATCGGAACAAACAAGGATTAAGTCCTTGTTGCCAAATACAAACGTAATATTTTGA